The stretch of DNA GCTGCCTAATAAGGATCAAATGGAGGAGCTTTTACCCAAAGGGATTACAAAAGAAACCTATCACCGTGTGCTGCGTGACCTTACTAAGCTTAAGGGTTGGTTCTCCACCGCCGAGCTTTCTGACGTAACGGGGATATCACGTGTTTCACTTAGAAAATATTTGCGTTTTCTAGAAGAGGGTGGTTTGTTGCAAAGTGATATAAGCTATGAAGGAAGTGGGCGTCCCTTTCATAAGTATAAGCTTAGTACAGGAGGGCGTGACTATGTTCTTTCGGTAATAAACAAAGAAGATTAAAATAAGAATGGTCTAGAGAAACACTAGAAAAGTACTAGAGAGGTAACTAGAGGCAACTTAAAAGAACTAAATTAATTAGAGTTCATAAAGATAAAGCGTTCGCTAAGAGCGCTTTTTTTAGTTACAAAAGGTAAAACAATAGTTTCATAAGCTATACGAAATGAGTTGATTAATAGAGAATGGAGGTAAGCGCTTTCAAGAAAGGGATGAAATGGTTATGAGACAAATGGCCTTATCAATCTGGAACTCATTATGGTCCCAGCATAAAAAGACAAAGGATGCTTTAAACGTTTTCTCTTTTAGGAAGCCTTCCGACAAGGGTTTTAATAAAGTGAAAGAATCCTATGACCAAGAGAGGATCATCCAGGCGAAAGGAGAAACTGATTCCAACTCTGCTCAAAACGCTTCAACTGAAAAAGAAACTCCTCCCATTCAAAATTCAGAAGGAGGAAGCAATAACAAGCGAAATGAGCCCGAGCCTGAGATTAAAAAGCCCTATACTCGTGCTCAAGTGGTTGGACTCTTTTTAGGACCAGCCCTATTTATTCTCACTTTGCTATTTTTCCATCCAGAGGGACTTTCCACTGAGGCGAAATCCGTTTTGGCGGTCACGCTATGGATTGCTGTTTGGTGGATTACGGAAGCTTTGCCCATTCCAGCAACATCTTTACTCCCTCTTGTTCTTCTACCTATTACGGGAGCGATGTCTGGAAGTGATGTTGCTTCCTCCTATGGGAATGATATTATCTTTCTTTTTCTAGGTGGTTTCTTTATTGCCACAGCGATGGAAAAATGGAATTTGCATAAACGTATGGCTCTGTTTATCATAGCTATGATCGGTACAAGTACACAACGGATATTACTTGGTTTTATGGTAGCCACCGGCTTTTTATCGATGTGGGTTTCCAATACGGCAGCTGTTATGATGATGATTCCTATGGGGCTTGCCATTACTGTACAGGTGGCAAGTGCTATCAAAAATACACCACAAGAATCAGAGCTTCCGAAATTTGAGAAAGCTCTTATCTTTGGGATTGGCTACGCCGGAACGATTGGAGGGCTAGGAACCTTAATTGGAACCCCGCCAAACATTATTTTGGCTGCTCAAATGGATGAGCTTTTCGGAATCAAGATTTCCTTTGCTCAATGGATGATCTTTGCTGCACCGGTTGTCATTCTTATGTTGTTTATCACTTGGATATATTTGGGCAGGTATAAATTTAGTACGTCTATTCAGCAGCTACCTGGAGGAAGAGAGCTAATCCAAAGTGAAAGACGAGCGTTAGGTCAAACATCTTTTGAAGAGAAGTCTGTTGGAGCAGTTTTTGTGTTTGCTGCCTTTATGTGGATTACACGCGAATTCTTTTGGGTGGAGGACGGACTGTTCTTTGAAATTCCGGGTATATCTGATGGGATGATAGCTATAATGGCTGCAGCATTACTCTTTACTATTCCAGCCAAAGCAAAATCAAGTTTACGAATTTTGAATTGGAATGATTCAAAGACGATACCATGGGGAGTTCTGTTACTTTTTGGAGGAGGTCTGGCTATTGCTGCTGGATTCCGTACAACGGGGCTATCTGATTGGATGGGAGAGCAGCTCACCGTACTTGATGGATTAAGTCTTGTCGTCATTATAGCCTGTGCTACATTATTGATTATGGCTATGACGGAAATCACCTCTAATACAGCAACCGCAACGATGATATTGCCTGTTGTTGGCGCCTTAGCTATCGCTCTTAACATCCATCCATTTGCGTTAATGGTCCCTTGTGCCATGGCGGCGAATTGTGCCTTTATGCTACCGGTAGGAACACCACCTAACGCTATTATCTTTGGGACAGGTAAGCTGAAAATTATTGAAATGGTACGAGCAGGTTTTGCCGTAAACGTAGTGGCTACTATTATTATTATTCTAGCCGTCTATTATTTACTGCCGCTTGTTTTTGGAATTGATTTAAATCATTTACCAGCGAATCTGTCTAACTCTATTGAAGGATAGGATCGAAGACTAAAACTAAATTATTTAATACGTAACATATGTATGTGTTCAAAGATACATCGGCACTCTGTAGCTGTTAACTTACTGCTATTAGGGTGTCGTCTTTTCTTTTTACCAAATGACTTTTTTGATAATAGAAGCTTAAGCTCCACCAGTTTTCTCAAGTAGCAAAACAGATAAAAAAGAGGTACAATGAGTGGTGATAAAACAACA from Bacillus horti encodes:
- a CDS encoding SLC13 family permease; the protein is MRQMALSIWNSLWSQHKKTKDALNVFSFRKPSDKGFNKVKESYDQERIIQAKGETDSNSAQNASTEKETPPIQNSEGGSNNKRNEPEPEIKKPYTRAQVVGLFLGPALFILTLLFFHPEGLSTEAKSVLAVTLWIAVWWITEALPIPATSLLPLVLLPITGAMSGSDVASSYGNDIIFLFLGGFFIATAMEKWNLHKRMALFIIAMIGTSTQRILLGFMVATGFLSMWVSNTAAVMMMIPMGLAITVQVASAIKNTPQESELPKFEKALIFGIGYAGTIGGLGTLIGTPPNIILAAQMDELFGIKISFAQWMIFAAPVVILMLFITWIYLGRYKFSTSIQQLPGGRELIQSERRALGQTSFEEKSVGAVFVFAAFMWITREFFWVEDGLFFEIPGISDGMIAIMAAALLFTIPAKAKSSLRILNWNDSKTIPWGVLLLFGGGLAIAAGFRTTGLSDWMGEQLTVLDGLSLVVIIACATLLIMAMTEITSNTATATMILPVVGALAIALNIHPFALMVPCAMAANCAFMLPVGTPPNAIIFGTGKLKIIEMVRAGFAVNVVATIIIILAVYYLLPLVFGIDLNHLPANLSNSIEG